In Prunus dulcis chromosome 2, ALMONDv2, whole genome shotgun sequence, a single genomic region encodes these proteins:
- the LOC117619962 gene encoding probable protein phosphatase 2C 25, with amino-acid sequence MPCALVAPNSPIFSPSKIPSIFFRSSSLSSPSSCSSPRVLHGPPPTPSRSSSSTAPLESRFQRHVISGCKTEPSALALKRKRPMMIDIPVAPLSFKVESPDGAERVDVVEVEEDGYSVYCKRGRRGPMEDRYSAVVDLRDDSRQAFFGVFDGHGGAKAAEFAAKNMDRNIKDRLTCGSEEKIMEAVKDGYLTTDVDFLKENVGSGACCVTALMQKGNLVVSNAGDCRAVMSRGGVAEALTSDHHPSRVDERARIETTGGYVDCCRGVWRIQGSLAVSRAIGDRQLKQWVIAEPETTILRIDPECEFLVLASDGLWDKVTNQEAVDVVRPLCVGTDKPEMFSACKKLVDLSIGRGSMDDTSVMIIQLGRFVS; translated from the exons atgcCTTGCGCTTTGGTGGCGCCAAACTCTCCGATTTTCTCACCGTCGAAAATTCCTTCCATCTTTTTCAGATCATCATCTttatcttctccttcttcatgtTCTTCCCCTAGAGTCCTCCATGGCCCGCCTCCTACGCCGTCACGATCTTCGTCTTCGACAGCGCCTTTAGAGTCTCGGTTTCAGAGGCACGTGATAAGTGGCTGCAAGACGGAGCCTTCGGCTTTGGctttgaagaggaagaggcCGATGATGATTGATATTCCAGTAGCGCCGCTGAGTTTCAAGGTTGAGTCGCCTGATGGAGCGGAGAGGGTGGACGTGGTGGAGGTTGAAGAGGATGGTTACTCGGTATATTGTAAGAGAGGGAGAAGGGGTCCCATGGAGGATCGCTACTCAGCTGTTGTCGATCTTCGCGATGATTCGAGACAG GccttttttggtgtgtttgaTGGACATGGAGGGGCAAAAGCAGCCGAATTTGCAGCTAAGAACATGGATAGAAACATTAAGGATCGTTTGACCTGCGGAAGTGAAGAGAAAATCATGGAAGCAGTCAAAGATGGTTATCTAACCACTGATGTCGATTTTTTGAAGGAGAATGTTGGGAGTGGTGCATGCTGTGTGACTGCCTTAATGCAAAAGGGCAACCTTGTGGTCTCAAATGCTGGTGACTGTCGTGCCGTTATGAGCCGAGGAGGTGTTGCAGAGGCCCTTACATCTGATCATCATCCTTCTAGAGTAGACGAAAGAGCTAGGATTGAAACCACG GGTGGTTATGTAGATTGTTGCCGTGGGGTTTGGAGAATACAGGGCTCTCTTGCTGTTTCAAGAGCAATTGGAGATCGACAACTTAAGCAATGGGTGATAGCAGAACCGGAGACTACAATCTTAAGGATAGACCCTGAATGCGAGTTTTTAGTGTTAGCTTCTGATGGTCTTTGGGACAAG GTTACCAATCAGGAGGCAGTAGATGTAGTTCGCCCTTTATGCGTTGGTACCGATAAGCCAGAGATGTTTTCTGCTTGTAAGAAGCTTGTTGATCTGTCAATAGGGAGAGGTTCCATGGATGATACAAGTGTGATGATAATCCAATTAGGTCGTTTCGTCTCATGA
- the LOC117618390 gene encoding LOW QUALITY PROTEIN: em protein H5 (The sequence of the model RefSeq protein was modified relative to this genomic sequence to represent the inferred CDS: deleted 2 bases in 1 codon) has protein sequence MSSQQERAELDARARQGQTVVPGGTGGKTLEAQEHFAEGRSKGGQTRKEQIGHEGYQEMGRKGGLSTSDELGGELAAREGIPIAESKYKTRSSLT, from the exons ATGTCTTCTCAACAGGAAAGGGCTGAGCTTGACGCCAGGGCTAGGCAGGGCCAGACAGTGGTCCCTGGAGGAACTGGTGGCAAAACTCTTGAAGCCCAGGAACACTTTGCTGAAG GGAGGAGCAAAGGCGGGCAGACAAGGAAGGAGCAGATAGGGCATGAAGGGTACCAGGAGATGGGTCGCAAGGGCGGGCTTAGCACATCCGACGAGCTAGGA GGAGAACTTGCGGCTCGGGAGGGAATTCCCATTGCTGAGTCTAAATACAAAACCAGATCAAGCTTGACATGA